A single Calidifontibacter indicus DNA region contains:
- a CDS encoding GNAT family N-acetyltransferase, with amino-acid sequence MEITAALPSGLTTRPLTTDDLRAAFEVYSQAEIADVGTLMIEPEDIESDWDRASFDISTQSVGVFEGEHLVGAAEVFKARRAEAAVLPDHRGRGIGVWLAEWTEQVARRDGGAKVGQTCFRGSGGEQLLRARGYDDAWTSWVLELPADRPVMAQPLPPGYTIREAVAGAEDRDVFQVIEDAFNEWPDRTPSTFEDWYPRLMGRRGFEPWQIRVAVDGDDRVVGAACTILDSAGEAYIDQLAVRSDQRGKGLARSLMADAFAQGRERGAARFGLSTDSRTGALGLYEKVGMKVTQTWVALALDLAPEA; translated from the coding sequence ATGGAAATCACCGCCGCGCTCCCGTCCGGCCTCACCACGCGTCCGCTCACCACGGACGACCTGCGGGCGGCCTTCGAGGTCTACTCGCAGGCCGAGATCGCCGACGTCGGCACTCTGATGATCGAACCCGAGGACATCGAATCCGACTGGGACAGAGCCAGTTTCGACATCTCGACGCAGAGCGTCGGGGTGTTCGAGGGCGAGCACCTGGTCGGCGCCGCCGAGGTCTTCAAGGCCCGTCGCGCCGAGGCCGCCGTGCTGCCCGACCACCGCGGACGCGGCATCGGGGTCTGGCTCGCCGAGTGGACCGAGCAGGTCGCACGCCGCGACGGGGGCGCGAAGGTCGGCCAGACCTGTTTCCGCGGGTCGGGCGGCGAGCAACTGCTGCGGGCGCGCGGGTACGACGACGCGTGGACCTCCTGGGTGCTGGAGCTGCCGGCCGACCGGCCGGTCATGGCCCAACCGCTGCCGCCGGGTTACACGATCCGGGAGGCTGTCGCCGGCGCCGAGGACCGCGACGTCTTCCAGGTGATCGAGGATGCGTTCAACGAGTGGCCCGACCGCACCCCGTCGACCTTCGAGGACTGGTATCCGCGGTTGATGGGTCGGCGCGGGTTCGAGCCGTGGCAGATCCGGGTGGCCGTCGACGGCGACGACCGGGTGGTCGGGGCGGCGTGCACGATTCTCGACTCGGCCGGCGAGGCCTACATCGACCAGCTCGCGGTGCGCAGCGATCAACGGGGCAAGGGGTTGGCCCGTTCGCTGATGGCCGACGCCTTCGCGCAGGGTCGTGAACGTGGCGCCGCCCGGTTCGGTCTGTCGACCGACTCACGCACCGGCGCGCTCGGGCTCTACGAGAAGGTCGGCATGAAGGTGACCCAGACCTGGGTCGCGCTGGCGCTGGACTTGGCGCCCGAAGCTTAG
- a CDS encoding wax ester/triacylglycerol synthase domain-containing protein, protein MTSQALPDDFAPMPLTVQDQLWLDMDRPNNLMVIDSLIWLAQSPDWDAIRATIQERMVDRYPVFRCRPEHIRGRTHWARDPQFRLSRHVRKAGLRGPVDEERVREYVSGERSKPFASATCVTPSAPRAGPPPRWANSPPAPSPRWPPSPATRSVPSTS, encoded by the coding sequence ATGACTTCCCAGGCGCTGCCCGACGACTTCGCGCCGATGCCGCTGACGGTGCAGGACCAGCTGTGGCTGGACATGGACCGTCCGAACAACCTCATGGTGATCGACTCGCTCATCTGGTTGGCGCAGTCGCCCGACTGGGACGCGATCCGCGCCACCATCCAGGAGCGGATGGTCGACCGGTACCCGGTCTTCCGGTGCCGTCCCGAGCACATCCGCGGACGCACCCACTGGGCCCGCGACCCGCAATTCCGGCTGTCGCGGCACGTGCGCAAGGCCGGGTTGCGCGGCCCGGTCGATGAGGAACGGGTGCGTGAGTACGTCTCCGGCGAACGCAGCAAGCCCTTCGCGTCCGCGACCTGCGTGACCCCCTCGGCGCCCCGGGCCGGGCCGCCGCCCAGATGGGCGAACTCGCCGCCGGCGCCGTCACCGAGGTGGCCACCATCGCCGGCGACCCGTAGCGTGCCGTCGACGTCATGA
- a CDS encoding WS/DGAT domain-containing protein: MTYVAGITPGRRNAANTTVETLALLRQRNPETVWTGTPGVDKNVVWATPVPLATVVATARATGCTVNDVLLTAVAGMLMTYLAERDERLDEVAWLLPVSLQPFGQGLPDALGNHFALVNFRMPLDIDDPAERVREIHRRTMRIKNSQETLITFGVQRAIAQSPQAMSVALTNLFANLTVGVLTNVPGPRGPVALAGTPVDAILGWAPSSGDQPMTICIYSYAGQVYLSLGVDATLIPDADRMTDLLEEEVDRLHRELVGTH; encoded by the coding sequence ATGACCTACGTCGCCGGCATCACCCCGGGCAGGCGCAACGCCGCCAACACCACGGTGGAGACCCTCGCGCTGTTGCGGCAACGCAACCCCGAGACGGTGTGGACGGGCACCCCGGGCGTCGACAAGAACGTCGTCTGGGCCACCCCGGTGCCGTTGGCGACGGTCGTCGCGACAGCCCGCGCGACCGGCTGCACGGTCAACGACGTGCTGCTCACCGCCGTCGCCGGGATGCTGATGACCTACCTCGCCGAGCGCGACGAACGGCTCGACGAGGTGGCCTGGCTGCTCCCGGTCAGCCTGCAACCGTTCGGTCAGGGGCTGCCGGACGCACTCGGCAATCACTTCGCGCTGGTCAACTTCCGGATGCCGCTCGACATCGACGACCCCGCCGAACGGGTGCGCGAGATCCACCGGCGCACGATGCGGATCAAGAACTCGCAGGAAACCCTCATCACCTTCGGGGTGCAGCGTGCGATCGCGCAGTCACCGCAGGCGATGAGCGTGGCTCTGACCAACTTGTTCGCCAACCTGACCGTCGGCGTGCTCACCAACGTGCCCGGCCCGCGCGGACCCGTCGCCCTGGCCGGCACCCCGGTCGACGCCATCCTCGGGTGGGCGCCCTCGTCGGGCGACCAACCGATGACGATCTGCATCTACAGCTACGCCGGGCAGGTCTACCTCTCGCTCGGCGTCGACGCCACGCTGATCCCCGACGCCGACCGGATGACCGACCTGCTCGAAGAAGAGGTCGACCGGTTGCACCGCGAACTCGTCGGCACCCACTGA
- the iolD gene encoding 3D-(3,5/4)-trihydroxycyclohexane-1,2-dione acylhydrolase (decyclizing), with protein MSSAYPYAPATTVRLTVGQAVVRFLTAQHSERDGDERRLIAGMFGIFGHGNVAGIGQALLENAVAAEADPEVAAMPYWLMRNEQGGVHAASGFAKETRRRQTLAVTTSIGPGATNMVTGAALATTNRLPVLLLPSDQFATRYPDPVLQQLEDPRSLDVSVNDAFKPVSRFWDRINRPEQLVPSLLNAMRVLTDPAETGAVTICLPQDVQAEAYDWPVEFFDKRVWHIGRPQADPAALARAVEAIRTARRPLLIAGGGVIYADGAQVLREFATATGIPVADTQSGKGAINFDHESSVGGVGATGNSAANRLAAQADLIIGVGTRYADFTTASHTAFARPDVRFVNVNVQAFDAAKLSATMVVGDARDTLDALRAGLAGWRTDDGYRAEVARLRQEWDAVVEQCYHRDHSPLPAQTEVFGALNEALAERDVIINAAGSMPGDLQCLWRASSPDQYHLEYAYSTMGYEIPAALGVRLAMGPDDDRNVVTVVGDGSYQMLPMELATIAAEGLKVIVVLLQNHGFASIGALSESVGSQRFGTKYRMRNDSTGRLDGAQVPLDLAANAESWGLKVLRCNGIADFRSHLRTALDGDEAVVLYIETDLLGPNPPGSSWWDVPVAEVSALESTQAARAAYEQGKRAQRHHL; from the coding sequence ATGAGTTCTGCCTACCCGTACGCCCCGGCCACCACCGTCCGACTCACGGTGGGTCAAGCGGTGGTGCGTTTCCTCACGGCACAACACTCCGAACGCGACGGTGACGAGCGCCGCCTGATCGCCGGAATGTTCGGCATCTTCGGCCACGGCAACGTTGCCGGCATCGGGCAGGCGCTGCTGGAGAACGCGGTGGCCGCCGAGGCCGACCCCGAGGTCGCGGCGATGCCGTACTGGTTGATGCGCAACGAACAGGGCGGCGTGCACGCCGCGTCGGGCTTCGCCAAGGAGACCCGCCGCCGCCAGACGCTCGCTGTGACCACGTCGATCGGCCCGGGCGCCACCAACATGGTCACCGGTGCGGCCCTCGCCACCACCAACCGGTTGCCGGTGCTGCTGCTGCCGTCCGACCAGTTCGCCACCCGCTACCCCGACCCGGTGCTGCAGCAACTGGAAGACCCGCGCAGCCTCGACGTGTCGGTCAACGACGCGTTCAAGCCGGTGTCGCGGTTCTGGGACCGCATCAACCGCCCCGAGCAACTCGTCCCGAGCCTGCTGAACGCGATGCGGGTGCTGACCGATCCGGCCGAGACCGGGGCGGTGACGATCTGCCTGCCCCAGGACGTGCAGGCGGAGGCGTACGACTGGCCGGTGGAGTTCTTCGACAAGCGGGTCTGGCACATCGGCCGGCCGCAGGCCGACCCGGCAGCCCTGGCCCGGGCGGTCGAGGCGATCCGGACGGCGCGGCGGCCCCTGCTGATCGCCGGCGGCGGGGTGATCTATGCCGACGGCGCGCAGGTGCTGCGTGAGTTCGCCACCGCCACCGGCATCCCGGTGGCCGACACCCAGTCGGGCAAGGGCGCGATCAACTTCGACCACGAAAGCTCCGTCGGGGGCGTCGGAGCCACCGGCAATTCGGCAGCCAATCGCCTTGCCGCCCAAGCCGATCTGATCATCGGGGTGGGCACCAGATACGCCGACTTCACGACCGCTTCGCACACCGCCTTCGCGCGACCCGACGTGCGTTTCGTCAACGTCAACGTGCAGGCCTTCGACGCCGCGAAGCTGTCGGCGACGATGGTCGTCGGCGACGCCCGCGACACCCTCGATGCGCTGCGTGCGGGCCTCGCGGGGTGGCGCACCGACGACGGCTACCGCGCCGAGGTCGCCCGGCTGCGGCAGGAGTGGGACGCCGTCGTCGAGCAGTGCTACCACCGCGACCACTCCCCCCTGCCGGCCCAGACCGAGGTGTTCGGGGCGCTCAACGAAGCGCTGGCCGAGCGCGACGTCATCATCAACGCGGCCGGTTCGATGCCGGGCGACCTGCAGTGCCTCTGGCGGGCGTCGTCGCCCGACCAGTACCACCTCGAATACGCCTATTCCACAATGGGTTACGAGATTCCCGCGGCGCTCGGGGTGCGCCTGGCGATGGGGCCGGACGACGACCGCAACGTCGTCACGGTGGTCGGCGACGGGTCGTACCAGATGCTGCCGATGGAGCTGGCGACCATCGCCGCCGAGGGCCTGAAGGTCATCGTCGTGCTGCTGCAGAACCACGGATTCGCCTCGATCGGGGCGCTGTCGGAGTCGGTGGGCTCACAACGGTTCGGCACGAAGTACCGCATGCGCAACGACTCCACCGGGCGCCTCGACGGTGCTCAGGTGCCGCTCGACCTCGCGGCCAACGCCGAGTCGTGGGGGCTGAAGGTGTTGCGCTGCAACGGAATCGCCGACTTCCGCAGCCACCTGCGCACCGCACTCGACGGCGACGAGGCCGTCGTGCTCTACATCGAGACCGACCTGCTCGGCCCCAACCCGCCGGGTTCGTCGTGGTGGGACGTGCCCGTTGCCGAGGTCTCAGCGCTGGAGTCGACGCAGGCCGCCCGCGCCGCCTACGAGCAGGGCAAGCGTGCCCAGCGACACCACCTGTAG
- a CDS encoding Cgl0159 family (beta/alpha)8-fold protein, with product MSEPLGGDAVRHPIDLTELTRLRCTDPGAVDRAWAARRPHTGGRERLLVVAADHPARGALGVRSDPMAMASRADLLRRLATALANPRVDGVLGSADVLEDLLLLGLLDDKLVFGSMNRGGLQGAGFEFDDRFTGYTAERIVAAGLDGGKTLTRVCLQDAGTVATLEATARAVDALAAHDRITMIEPFWSEFGADGRARNILTADATIRSMQVAAGLGSTSAYTWLKVPVVPQMHRVLESTTLPTLLLGGDPATAPETTYASWADALTAPSAIGLVIGRALLYPGDDDVAAAVETAAGLVHGPADKPAAGDES from the coding sequence ATGAGCGAACCGCTGGGCGGCGACGCCGTCCGTCATCCCATTGATCTGACCGAGCTGACCCGGTTGCGATGCACCGACCCCGGCGCGGTCGACCGCGCGTGGGCGGCGCGGCGTCCGCACACCGGCGGCCGCGAGCGATTGCTGGTGGTGGCCGCCGATCATCCCGCGCGCGGCGCGCTCGGCGTGCGCTCCGACCCGATGGCCATGGCCTCGCGCGCCGACCTGCTGCGTCGGCTGGCCACGGCTCTCGCCAACCCCCGGGTCGACGGGGTGCTCGGCAGCGCCGACGTGCTGGAAGACCTACTGCTGCTCGGACTGCTCGACGACAAGTTGGTGTTCGGGTCGATGAACCGCGGCGGGCTGCAGGGCGCCGGCTTCGAGTTCGACGACCGGTTCACCGGTTACACCGCCGAGCGCATCGTCGCCGCCGGGCTCGACGGCGGCAAGACGCTCACCCGGGTGTGCCTGCAGGACGCCGGCACCGTCGCCACCCTCGAAGCCACCGCCCGGGCGGTCGACGCGCTCGCCGCCCACGACCGCATCACGATGATCGAGCCGTTCTGGTCGGAGTTCGGCGCCGACGGACGCGCCCGGAACATCCTCACCGCCGACGCCACCATCCGCTCGATGCAGGTGGCCGCCGGGCTGGGCTCGACCAGCGCCTACACCTGGCTGAAGGTGCCGGTGGTGCCGCAGATGCACCGGGTGCTGGAGTCGACGACGCTGCCGACGCTGCTGTTGGGTGGCGATCCGGCCACCGCGCCCGAGACGACGTACGCCTCGTGGGCCGACGCGCTCACCGCGCCGTCGGCGATCGGTCTGGTGATCGGACGCGCGCTGCTGTACCCCGGCGACGACGACGTCGCGGCAGCCGTCGAGACGGCCGCCGGCCTGGTGCACGGACCGGCCGACAAGCCCGCCGCGGGAGACGAATCGTGA
- a CDS encoding CoA-acylating methylmalonate-semialdehyde dehydrogenase produces MSTPTRITHLIGHRDYYGTADRTSEVYNPATGQVTGALDLASASVVDEVVKHASAAAKEWGATSLAKRTPVLFKFRQLLDENKERIAALITAEHGKVTSDALGEVTRGLEVAEFACGIPQLLKGGYSENVSTGVDAYSILQPLGVVAVISPFNFPAMVPLWFVPIAVACGNAVVIKPSEKDPSATLEVAKLWQEAGLPDGVMNVVHGDKEAVDALLDHRDVKAVSFVGSTPIAKYVYERGVAAGKRVQALGGAKNHMLVLPDADLDLAADAAVNAGFGSAGERCMAISVVVAVDSIADDLIEQIKTRMAGLKTGDGSTGCDMGPVVTAQAKKRISGYIEAGQQAGATLVVDGRETEFHGPDEGFFVGPTLFDNVATDMSIYTDEIFGPVLSVVRVGSYDEGLDLINASEYGNGTAIFTNDGGAARRFQNEVEVGMVGINVPIPVPMAYYSFGGWKSSLFGDSHAHGMEGVHFFTRTKAVTSRWLDPSHGGLHLGFPQNE; encoded by the coding sequence ATGAGCACCCCCACCCGCATCACCCACCTGATCGGCCACCGCGACTACTACGGCACCGCCGACCGCACCAGCGAGGTCTACAACCCGGCCACCGGTCAGGTGACCGGCGCGCTCGACCTGGCGTCGGCGTCCGTCGTCGACGAGGTCGTCAAGCACGCATCGGCGGCCGCGAAGGAGTGGGGCGCCACCTCGCTCGCCAAGCGCACCCCGGTGCTGTTCAAGTTCCGGCAGTTGCTCGACGAGAACAAGGAACGCATCGCGGCGTTGATCACCGCCGAACACGGCAAGGTCACGTCCGACGCGCTCGGCGAGGTGACCCGAGGCCTGGAGGTGGCCGAATTCGCCTGTGGCATCCCGCAATTGCTCAAGGGCGGCTACTCGGAGAATGTTTCGACCGGGGTCGACGCCTACTCGATCCTGCAGCCGCTCGGCGTGGTGGCCGTGATCAGCCCGTTCAACTTCCCGGCGATGGTGCCGCTGTGGTTCGTGCCGATCGCCGTCGCCTGCGGCAACGCCGTCGTGATCAAGCCGTCGGAGAAAGACCCGAGCGCCACGCTCGAGGTGGCGAAGCTGTGGCAGGAGGCGGGGCTTCCGGACGGCGTGATGAACGTCGTGCACGGCGACAAGGAGGCGGTCGACGCGCTGCTCGACCACCGTGACGTCAAGGCGGTGTCGTTCGTCGGATCGACCCCGATCGCGAAGTACGTGTACGAGCGCGGTGTCGCCGCCGGCAAGCGGGTGCAGGCCCTCGGCGGCGCGAAGAACCACATGCTGGTGCTGCCCGACGCCGACCTCGACCTCGCCGCCGACGCCGCCGTCAACGCCGGCTTCGGCTCGGCCGGTGAACGCTGCATGGCGATCTCGGTGGTGGTGGCCGTCGACAGCATCGCCGACGACCTCATCGAACAGATCAAGACCCGCATGGCCGGGCTGAAGACCGGAGACGGGTCGACCGGTTGCGACATGGGCCCGGTCGTCACCGCCCAGGCGAAGAAGCGCATTTCCGGCTACATCGAGGCCGGGCAGCAGGCCGGCGCGACGCTCGTGGTCGACGGCCGTGAGACCGAGTTCCACGGACCCGACGAGGGCTTCTTCGTCGGCCCGACCCTCTTCGACAATGTCGCCACCGACATGTCGATCTACACCGACGAGATCTTCGGACCGGTGCTGTCGGTGGTGCGTGTCGGCTCCTACGACGAGGGCCTCGACCTCATCAACGCCTCCGAATACGGCAACGGCACAGCGATCTTCACCAACGACGGCGGTGCCGCCCGGCGCTTCCAGAACGAGGTCGAGGTCGGCATGGTCGGCATCAACGTGCCGATCCCGGTGCCGATGGCCTACTACTCCTTCGGCGGCTGGAAGTCGTCACTGTTCGGTGACAGCCACGCCCACGGCATGGAGGGCGTGCACTTCTTCACCCGCACCAAGGCGGTCACCTCGCGCTGGCTCGACCCGAGCCACGGTGGGCTCCACCTCGGCTTCCCGCAGAACGAGTAG
- a CDS encoding GntR family transcriptional regulator → MAETVPVVIDRTSPIPLYYQLAQQLTAAIEGGKLKPGDPFENELAMAERLDLSRPTVRRAIAELVQRGLVTRRRGIGTTVASEVIHRRDELTSLYEDLVRSGKEPRTELLDFDRAAHSPVAAEFFEVPKNTDLVFVRRLRYAGDQPLSILCNWLLPQAARFDGSQLVERGLYALLREVGVRPVVAKQRIGARRPTPAERSMLHTAKGEPLLTMTRRAFDEAGQPVEYGDHVYRADQYAIDITVHEN, encoded by the coding sequence ATGGCTGAGACGGTCCCGGTGGTGATCGATCGGACGAGTCCGATTCCGCTCTACTACCAACTTGCGCAGCAGCTGACCGCTGCCATCGAGGGCGGCAAGCTCAAGCCGGGCGATCCCTTCGAGAACGAACTCGCGATGGCCGAGCGTCTCGACCTGTCGCGGCCGACCGTGCGCCGTGCGATCGCCGAGTTGGTGCAGCGGGGGCTGGTGACCCGGCGCCGCGGCATCGGCACCACCGTGGCCAGCGAGGTGATCCACCGGCGCGACGAGCTGACCAGCCTCTACGAAGACCTCGTGCGTTCGGGCAAGGAGCCGCGCACCGAACTGCTCGACTTCGATCGGGCCGCGCACTCGCCGGTGGCGGCGGAGTTCTTCGAGGTGCCGAAGAACACCGACTTGGTGTTCGTGCGCCGGCTGCGCTACGCCGGCGACCAGCCGCTGTCGATCCTGTGCAACTGGCTGCTGCCGCAGGCGGCCCGCTTCGACGGGTCGCAATTGGTCGAGCGCGGGCTGTACGCCTTGCTGCGCGAGGTGGGCGTGCGGCCGGTGGTGGCCAAGCAGCGCATCGGTGCGCGGCGTCCGACCCCTGCCGAACGCTCGATGCTGCACACCGCCAAGGGCGAGCCGCTGCTGACGATGACCCGTCGGGCGTTCGACGAGGCGGGGCAGCCGGTCGAGTACGGCGACCACGTCTACCGCGCCGACCAGTACGCCATCGACATCACCGTGCACGAGAACTGA
- the iolB gene encoding 5-deoxy-glucuronate isomerase, which translates to MVNWHKPAGSISSADYDVVVSPGDPDWVHTGLRVANLAAGESRAIETGDQEFVIVPLAGRRVQVSSEPDEVELVGRTDVFAGPTDVAYVPRGRTLTVTASEPSRVAFCSAVAGSDQRLAVVTLDRVPVELRGAGNASRQVHNFATPAVLQADSIICCEVLTPGGNWSSYPPHKHDEERPGVETELEEIYYFEARTEPGGPASAQPHGYQAVHGTPERPIDVNARVVSGDVVLVPHGWHGPSMAPPGYDLYYLNVMAGPGPERAWRICDDPAHGWVRDTWPDQQLDPRLPFTARDRPRKDRTDDTTNDPEEAR; encoded by the coding sequence ATCGTGAACTGGCACAAGCCCGCCGGGTCGATCAGCAGTGCCGACTACGACGTGGTCGTCTCCCCCGGCGACCCCGACTGGGTGCACACCGGGCTACGCGTCGCCAACCTCGCCGCCGGTGAATCACGCGCGATCGAGACCGGCGACCAGGAGTTCGTGATCGTGCCCCTCGCCGGACGCCGGGTGCAGGTGTCGAGCGAACCCGACGAGGTCGAACTCGTCGGGCGAACGGACGTCTTCGCCGGGCCGACCGATGTGGCGTACGTGCCGCGCGGCCGCACGCTCACCGTGACCGCGTCCGAACCCTCCCGGGTGGCGTTCTGCTCGGCGGTCGCCGGATCGGATCAACGCTTGGCGGTCGTCACCCTCGACCGCGTGCCGGTCGAACTCCGCGGCGCCGGCAATGCCTCGCGCCAGGTGCACAACTTCGCGACTCCGGCTGTGCTGCAAGCTGATTCGATCATCTGCTGCGAGGTGCTCACCCCCGGCGGCAACTGGAGTTCCTACCCTCCGCACAAGCACGACGAGGAACGCCCCGGCGTCGAGACCGAGCTCGAAGAGATCTACTACTTCGAGGCCCGCACCGAGCCGGGCGGGCCGGCGTCGGCCCAACCGCACGGCTATCAGGCGGTGCACGGCACACCGGAGCGCCCGATCGACGTCAACGCGCGCGTGGTCAGCGGCGACGTCGTGCTCGTGCCGCACGGTTGGCATGGGCCGTCGATGGCTCCGCCGGGCTACGACCTCTACTACCTCAACGTGATGGCCGGCCCCGGACCCGAACGTGCGTGGCGTATCTGCGACGACCCCGCGCACGGCTGGGTGCGTGACACCTGGCCCGATCAACAGCTGGATCCCCGACTCCCCTTCACGGCGCGCGACCGCCCGCGCAAGGATCGCACCGACGACACCACGAACGACCCGGAGGAAGCACGATGA
- a CDS encoding P1 family peptidase codes for MRAGETNSILDVAGVRVGHATRRGGGSLTGTTVVRLPDAGAVGGVDVRGGGPGTRETDLLDPRNMVQRVHAVVLTGGSAFGLAAADGVMRALATEGVGLPVEAAGQQVPVPIVPAAVIFDLGRGGDPMAPPDAALGAEAIAAVADSSAGALEQGAVGAGTGAKAGGLKGGIGSASAVLDDGTVVAALVVVNAVGSTVDPVTGQLLAARHGLPDEFPTDTVHPAEVPTDKPAIGTATTLAVVATDRALTKAQCQKLAGIGHDGMARAINPVHTMFDGDTVFALATCDGDAPDPMGFHLLLAAAADCVTRAIGHAMWRADSEAGMPSYRDHHGVAPQE; via the coding sequence ATGCGAGCAGGCGAGACCAACAGCATCCTCGACGTGGCGGGCGTGCGCGTCGGGCACGCCACCCGGCGCGGCGGCGGCAGCCTCACCGGCACCACCGTCGTCCGGCTGCCCGATGCGGGGGCCGTCGGCGGGGTCGATGTGCGCGGCGGCGGCCCGGGCACCCGCGAGACCGACCTGCTCGACCCGCGCAACATGGTGCAGCGGGTGCACGCGGTGGTGCTCACCGGCGGCAGCGCGTTCGGTCTCGCGGCTGCGGACGGCGTCATGCGGGCGCTCGCGACCGAAGGTGTCGGCCTGCCGGTCGAGGCGGCCGGGCAGCAGGTGCCGGTGCCGATCGTGCCGGCGGCGGTGATCTTCGACCTCGGCCGCGGCGGTGACCCGATGGCGCCGCCCGACGCGGCACTGGGCGCGGAAGCCATTGCGGCAGTGGCCGATTCGTCAGCCGGAGCGCTGGAGCAGGGCGCCGTCGGGGCGGGCACCGGGGCGAAGGCGGGCGGGCTGAAGGGCGGCATCGGTTCGGCCAGCGCGGTGCTCGACGACGGCACCGTGGTTGCCGCACTGGTCGTCGTCAACGCCGTGGGCAGTACCGTCGATCCGGTCACCGGGCAACTGCTCGCGGCGCGGCACGGCCTCCCGGACGAGTTCCCGACCGACACCGTGCACCCCGCCGAGGTGCCGACGGACAAGCCCGCCATCGGCACCGCCACGACGCTGGCGGTGGTGGCGACCGACCGCGCACTCACCAAGGCGCAGTGCCAGAAGCTGGCCGGCATCGGACACGACGGCATGGCGCGGGCGATCAACCCGGTGCACACGATGTTCGACGGCGACACCGTGTTTGCGCTGGCCACCTGCGACGGCGATGCACCCGACCCGATGGGCTTCCACCTGCTGCTCGCGGCGGCCGCCGACTGCGTCACCCGGGCGATCGGGCACGCCATGTGGCGGGCCGACTCCGAAGCGGGCATGCCCAGCTACCGCGACCACCACGGCGTCGCACCACAGGAGTAG
- the iolC gene encoding 5-dehydro-2-deoxygluconokinase gives MNTAAPDSTPDGTLDGILDLVAIGRLGVDLYPLTSGVGLADVDTFGKFLGGSAANVAVAAARHGRAVALVSRTGDDPFGAYLRRELTRFGVDPAAVTPNPELKTPITFCEIFPPDDFPLYFYREPIAPDLTLTPEHVPASVVDARVYWSTVTGLSREPSRAAHFHAWALRGRTPLTVLDLDWRPMFWPSPQEAGAVIADALRHVTVAVGNREECEVAVGETEPTRAARALLDRGVELAIVKQGPRGVLAMTAEESVEVPPLPVDVVNGLGAGDAFGGALVHGLLAGWNLERVLRFANAAGAIVAGRLECSSAMPTTQEVEAAVAAGAVAKEER, from the coding sequence GTGAACACCGCAGCTCCCGACAGCACCCCCGACGGCACCCTCGACGGCATCCTCGATCTCGTCGCGATCGGGCGGCTTGGGGTCGACCTCTACCCGCTGACCAGTGGTGTCGGCCTGGCCGACGTCGACACCTTCGGCAAGTTCCTGGGCGGCAGCGCGGCCAATGTCGCGGTCGCCGCAGCCCGACACGGACGCGCGGTCGCGCTCGTCTCGCGCACCGGTGACGACCCGTTCGGCGCCTACCTGCGCCGCGAGCTCACCCGGTTCGGGGTCGACCCGGCGGCGGTGACGCCGAACCCGGAACTGAAGACGCCCATCACGTTCTGCGAGATCTTCCCGCCCGACGACTTCCCACTGTACTTCTATCGGGAGCCGATCGCGCCCGACCTGACCCTCACGCCCGAGCACGTCCCGGCGTCCGTGGTCGATGCGCGGGTGTACTGGTCGACGGTCACCGGGCTGTCGCGCGAGCCCTCCCGCGCGGCCCACTTCCACGCCTGGGCATTGCGCGGACGCACCCCGCTCACCGTGCTCGACCTCGACTGGCGGCCGATGTTCTGGCCCTCCCCGCAGGAGGCCGGCGCGGTGATCGCCGACGCCTTGCGGCACGTCACGGTTGCGGTCGGCAACCGGGAGGAGTGCGAGGTCGCGGTCGGCGAGACCGAACCGACCCGGGCCGCCCGCGCGCTGCTCGACCGGGGCGTCGAATTGGCCATCGTGAAGCAGGGACCGCGAGGTGTGCTGGCGATGACCGCCGAGGAGTCGGTCGAGGTGCCACCGCTGCCGGTCGACGTCGTCAACGGGCTCGGTGCCGGCGATGCCTTCGGCGGCGCACTCGTACACGGGCTGCTCGCCGGGTGGAACCTCGAGCGGGTGTTGCGCTTCGCCAACGCCGCCGGCGCGATCGTCGCCGGACGGTTGGAATGTTCATCGGCGATGCCGACGACCCAGGAGGTCGAGGCGGCCGTCGCCGCCGGTGCCGTGGCCAAGGAGGAACGATGA